One window of Puntigrus tetrazona isolate hp1 chromosome 14, ASM1883169v1, whole genome shotgun sequence genomic DNA carries:
- the prps1b gene encoding ribose-phosphate pyrophosphokinase 1, translating to MPNIKIFSGSSHQDLSQKIADRLGLELGKVVTKKFSNQETCVEIGESVRGEDVYIVQSGCGEINDNLMELLIMINACKIASASRVTAVIPCFPYARQDKKDKSRAPISAKLVANMLSVSGADHIITMDLHASQIQGFFDIPVDNLYAEPAVLKWIKENIPEWKNCTIVSPDAGGAKRVTSIADRLNVDFALIHKERKKANEVDRMVLVGDVKDRVAILVDDMADTCGTVCHAADKLISAGAVKVYAILTHGIFSGPAISRINNACFEAVVVTNTIPQEEKMKHCPKIQVIDISMILAEAIRRTHNGESVSYLFSHVPL from the exons ATGCCTAATATCAAGATCTTCAGCGGCAGCTCGCACCAGGATCTGTCTCAGAAGATCGCGGACCGTCTCGGGCTGGAGCTGGGGAAAGTGGTGACCAAAAAGTTCAGCAACCAAGAGACGTG CGTGGAGATTGGAGAGAGCGTCCGTGGAGAGGATGTGTATATAGTCCAGAGCGGCTGTGGAGAAATTAACGACAATCTCATGGAGCTCCTGATTATGATAAACGCCTGCAAAATCGCATCTGCCTCCCGAGTCACGGCGGTCATCCCCTGCTTCCCGTACGCCCGGCAGGACAAGAAGGACAAG AGTCGGGCACCCATTTCTGCCAAGCTGGTGGCAAACATGCTGTCGGTTTCTGGAGCTGACCACATCATAACCATGGACCTGCACGCGTCTCAGATACAG GGTTTCTTTGACATTCCGGTGGACAACCTGTACGCCGAGCCTGCGGTTCTGAAGTGGATCAAGGAGAACATCCCCGAATGGAAGAACTGCACCATCGTGTCTCCGGACGCTGGAGGAGCCAAGAG GGTGACCTCCATCGCCGACAGGCTGAACGTTGACTTCGCCCTCATTCACAAAGAAAGGAAGAAGGCCAACGAGGTGGACCGCATGGTTCTGGTGGGAGACGTCAAGGACCGCGTGGCCATATTGGTGGATGATATGGCAGACACCTGCGGGACCGTCTGCCACGCCGCGGATAA gttaATATCAGCGGGAGCCGTTAAAGTGTATGCCATCCTCACTCATGGCATCTTCTCTGGTCCAGCCATTTCACGCATCAACAACGCCTGCTTCGAGGCTGTCGTTGTGACCAATACAATCCCTCAGGAGGAGAAGATGAAGCACTGTCCCAAAATACAG GTCATTGACATCTCCATGATCCTGGCCGAGGCCATCCGCCGGACCCACAACGGCGAGTCGGTGTCGTATCTCTTCAGCCACGTTCCTCTGTAA